The segment CGTGAGGCCTTTGACAATGCCGACGAATTCAACAATAATCTGGACAATGCCATGGCCATCTGCGCCGAGATCAAATCGCGCGGTCTGCCGGTGGCCTGGAAAACGCAATTAAGAGCCCATCCCCTCCCCGAAGAGCTGGTAAAAGCCATGGCAGAAGCGGGTTGTTGGTATGTTCATTTGGGCATAGAGAGCGGAAATCCCGAAGCCCTGAAAGGAATCAAAAAGAACATTACCCTGGAGCAGGTGGAATCAGCCTGCCGTCTGTTAAAAAAATACAATTTAAAGATCCACGGTCTTTTCATGCTGTTCAACGTTTGGGAGGAGGATGGCCAGCTGCGGTTTGAGGATCTGGCCATGACCCAAAAGACCCTGGATTTTGCCAAAAAACTGGTGGACCAGAGGCTAGTGGACTATATCGGCTGGTCAATAACCACCCCCTATCCGGGCAGCCCGCTATATGACATTGCCATCAGGCACAAGCTGGTCGCCAGTGAGCTTTTAACTGATTGGGACTCCTGGCTGAAGGACACTTCGTTTCTCATGAACCTGCCTGGGGTCAGCCACAAAGAAATGGCTGACATGAAGGCCAAGGGTTCACTGCTTAGGGCCAGACTGATGTTGCGTTCCGGCGGCATCGGTTTAAAGGATGCAGGATATTTCATAAAAAAGCTGGGAAAACTGGCTCATAATCAGATAACAGCCTGGCGGGAGAAAAAGTGACCGGAAAAAATGCCATCATATTCATTGACACCGAATCCGGTCTGGAAGGCCCCTGGCGGGAATATCTGGATTTTGCCGAGGGGATCAGCCAGATCACCAAGGTGCTGCACCGCTATAAGGTTCCGGCGGTATTCAATGCTTGCGGCAAGCTGTTGGAGATGCATCCCCAGCTTTTTGTGGAATTGGAAAAGCAGGGGCATGAGATCGCTTTGCATGGCTGGAAGCACGAAAACTTAAGAATGTTGGATGATAAATGGCTGGAGAAAGTACTGGCCCGCAGCCAGCAGGCCTACACTCAGACTCTGGGGCACAGCCCTTACGGCTTCCGGGCGCCCTGGCTGGATCACGATCAGCGATTGCTGGAATGGCTGAACAGGAAGGGATACCTTTGGGTCAGTCACCAACACCTGTTCTTGCGGGAACGATTCTTCTCTCCGGCGGCCAGGCCCGAGATCCGGGCGGGTCAAAGAATGGCCGGATTGTGGGCCAGGTGGCAAGAAAGGAATTTCCGCAAGCTTCCGCATCAGAACAAATACGGGTTAAAGGAACTTCCGCTAACCTCATCCATGGACGGGGAATTGCTGGGGCTGTTATCTCCCCTGCAGCCCTCTCCGGCCAAAGACATAGATTTTGCCGTCAATGCCTGGCACCAGCAGCTTTTGAGGGCGCCGGGCTTTTTTACCCTGAACCTTCACGACTGGCTGATCTCCAGCGGCAACCGTCCGGATGTTCTGAATAAAATGACCTCCCTGCTGTTGTCTGAAAATTATAAAATAACCACCGCCCGGCAGATAGTTTAAAAAAAAAGTATGCTTTATCCCGAAGATAAAAATATTGACCTGAGCATCTCCATCGTCAGCTATAATGTCAAGCGGCTGCTAGGACTGTGCCTGGGGTCTATCAAGGCCCATACCAAGGGTATCAGCTACCAGGTGATAGTGGTGGACAACGGTTCGCGCGATGGTACGGTCGCGATGCTGGCCGAAAAGTTTCCCTGGGTCAAGGTGATAGCCAACCGCAAGAACCGGGGATTTGCCTCGGCCCAGAACATCGGCTTGGGGATGGGACGCGGACGTTATCTGTTTTCCCTGGACAGCGACACATATATAACCGAAGACACCTTCAGCGCTATGGTCCGGTTTATGGATCAGTTTCCCGATGCCGGGGCGGCCGGTGCAAAACTGCTGTCTCCCCAGGGTCTGCGCCAGTATTCGCGCCGCCGCTTTCCTCCGTCAATCTGGCCGGTGATATACCGGGGATCTATTTTAAAAAAAATAATTCCGCCCACCGCCCAGGTCCGCTATTACGAGATGTCGGATGTGGTCCTGGCTTCGGAGACGGAGGTGGACTGGGTATATGGCGGGAACATCATCTTCCGGCGTCAGGCTCTGGAGCAGACAGGGCTTTTTGACGAGAGGTTTTTCATCTATTGCGAAGACATAGACATCAGCTACAGGATGCAGGAATATGGCTGGAGGCGTTAATTTGTGCCAGATGCCAGCATCTACCATTACGGGCAGCAGGGCACCCAGCAAATCAAAGTCCGTTCCTATCTGAGGCATGTGATAAGTTACCTGAAATTATTTCACAAGTATCACTGG is part of the candidate division TA06 bacterium genome and harbors:
- a CDS encoding polysaccharide deacetylase family protein, whose translation is MTGKNAIIFIDTESGLEGPWREYLDFAEGISQITKVLHRYKVPAVFNACGKLLEMHPQLFVELEKQGHEIALHGWKHENLRMLDDKWLEKVLARSQQAYTQTLGHSPYGFRAPWLDHDQRLLEWLNRKGYLWVSHQHLFLRERFFSPAARPEIRAGQRMAGLWARWQERNFRKLPHQNKYGLKELPLTSSMDGELLGLLSPLQPSPAKDIDFAVNAWHQQLLRAPGFFTLNLHDWLISSGNRPDVLNKMTSLLLSENYKITTARQIV
- a CDS encoding glycosyltransferase family 2 protein, which gives rise to MLYPEDKNIDLSISIVSYNVKRLLGLCLGSIKAHTKGISYQVIVVDNGSRDGTVAMLAEKFPWVKVIANRKNRGFASAQNIGLGMGRGRYLFSLDSDTYITEDTFSAMVRFMDQFPDAGAAGAKLLSPQGLRQYSRRRFPPSIWPVIYRGSILKKIIPPTAQVRYYEMSDVVLASETEVDWVYGGNIIFRRQALEQTGLFDERFFIYCEDIDISYRMQEYGWRR